The following nucleotide sequence is from Gracilimonas sp..
ACGGGCCGACATGGACGCCCTGCCCGTCACCGAACGCACTGATGTTCCCTTTAAATCGGTTGCAACCGGAATGTATCAGGGAAAGGAAGTGGGAGTAATGCATGCCTGTGGACACGATACCCACATGGCTATTTTGATGGGTGTGGCGAAAATACTCACCGAAATGAAAGACGACCTTAAAGGTACCGTTAAGTTTATCTTCCAACCCGCTGAGGAAGGGGCTCCACAGGGTGAAGAAGGCGGCGGGGAGTTGATGGTGAAAGAGGGGGTGCTCAAAAACCCAGATGTAGATGTAATCTTTGGGTTACATATCAATGATGCCACTCCGGTTGGCACTATTCGCTATCGCCCGGAAGGAATTATGGCCAGTGTTAACAGCTTCAGCCTCGACATAAAAGGAAAACAAGCCCATGGCTCGGCTCCCTGGAATGGTGTTGACCCGATTGTTACCGCAGCTCAAATCATCAATAATGCACAAACCATCGTCAGCCGAAATATGGAGCTCACCAAACAAGCTGCCGTAGTAACTTTTGGCGTGATTGAAGGGGGCGTTCGTCACAACATCATCCCGGAAAGTATTCATCTTGAAGGGACCATCCGCGCTTTAGATAAAGATATGCGTCAGCTTATTTTTAAACGGCTGGAAACTATCGTTCAGAATACAGCTGAAAGCAACGGCGCTGAAGCTACCCTGACCATTCACAAAGGCTATCCTATCACCTACAACGATCCGGAATTAACAGCAATGATGGCGCCCACCCTGGAAGAAGTTGCCGGAAAAGAAAATGCTGTGATCATGGATGCGATCACAGGAGCTGAAGATTTCTCCTTCTTCCAGAAAGAAGTGCCCGGCTTATATTTCTTTGTAGGTGGAAAAGCTCCCAATCGTGAAGCAGCCGGACATCACACCCCGGATTTCTACATCGATGAAAGCGGAATGAAACTGGGTGTACGGGCCATGAGTAATCTGGTGATAGACTATATGAATTCCGCCGGCCGGTAAGCTGTTTAAATAGCCGAATAATACTAATCTCAATTTCATGATTAATTATGCAAAAGCGATTTAGTTTTCTGATTCTGTTTTCATTCATTACTCTGACTGTTTTTGGCCAGGAAGTAGCTGTTCAGGATGATATTACTGAAGCCAAGGAGTTAGTAGAATCTTATTACTACGAAAATAATATCCCTGGCATGAGTGTGAGTGTATATCGGAACGGGGAAATTATTTGGTCTCGGGGATATGGTTATTCGGATCTTTCAACCCAAACCCCAATTGATCCTGATGAAACGTTATTTCGGGTAGGCAGTGTATCCAAAACCTACACTGCGGCCGCTGTTGGCTTGCTGTACCAGCAGGGTAAAATGGATCTGGACGAATCAATTCACACCTATGTGCCAGAGTTTCCGGAAAAGAAATACGACTTTACCGTAGAGCAGGTGGCAGGTCATCTCACTGGAGTCAGGCACTATCGGGACAATGAGTTTATAAGTACCGTTCGATACAACACCGTGACAGCCGGGCTCGAAATTTTTAAGGAAGATACGCTATTATTTGAGCCGGGCACTTCCTACTCTTATTCCAGCTATGGATGGAATCTGGTCAGCGCTGCTGTTGAAGGAGCTTCTGATGAAGAGTTTATTCCTTTTATGGAGACCGAAGTTTTTCAGCCTTTAGGCATGACAAACACTATGCCTGATTACGCCTACCGTGAAATTCCGGCACGAACCAAGTTTTACATTTACGAAAACGGCGAAAACAAGGAGGCCCCCTATGTGGACAACAGTTATAAGTGGGCCGGCGGCGGATTTCTCTCTACCACCGAAGACATGATCAAGTTTGGAGAAGCACATCTTTCTGACGACTTCCTGAATCAGGAAACGAAGAATCGGTTAATGAAACCCCTCGAAACTGATGATGGGGAATCCACCAACTACGGCATTGGCTGGTCAACCATGGAAATTGATAGCACCGTTTGGAAAGGTCATAGCGGAGGATCGGTTGGCGGAAGCACCATGTTTTTGATGAACCTCGAAAATAAAGTTATCATCGCCTTTGCGATCAATCGTTCAAGTGCGCCAATGAACGACCTGAGAGATGAGCTGGCAAGGATTTTTATTGAATAACCTCTGCGGTTAAACCTTTTATAACAGAGTTCGTGTAAGTCCCGATACTCTATTAAATCGGGACTTTTTTATGACACCAGATAATAATCGGACTTCTCTTCAATCATTTCTTTTTCGCTTTGTGAGCGTATATCTGCTTTTATACATCCTGCCAGTTGTATGGTTAGCTGCTTTGCTGGGTGTAATTGAACCAGATGAACTTCAGCTTTCTCAACAAAAGCTTTTGATCATCAGGCTTGGACTCAGTTTAGCCGGCGCAACTATTTGGCATTTTTTTAGTCGGCAAGGCTCACCGCATTCTTCTCAGGTTTATTTGCTTAAATTAGGCATCAGATCATTGCTCTTCATAAACATGATGGTTTATGGACTTGCCAAAGTAGCTATGATTCAGTTTTCCGGGCCAACCCTTGAGCGCCTGATTATGCCGGTAGGTGAACTTAGCCCAATGGGGCTTCTTTGGACCTTCATGGGATATTCAGGCGTTTATCAAATTTTTGCCGGGCTGATGGAAGTCGCCGGAGGATTTTTTCTATTATTCCGGAAGACAACAACACTTGGTGCGTTGCTCATTGCTGGGGTTATGTCGAATGTAGCACTTATGAATTTTACGTTTGATGTCCCCGTTAAAAACCTCGCGACACATTTATTTGTCTTTTCCCTGATTCTTGCTGCTTTTGACTACAAGCGGATTCTGAATGTTTTTGTGTTCAACAAAGAGACCGAAGCCCGGGTTTTCGAGCCTCCAATTCAATCTTTATGGTTTTTAAACCTAACTAAATGGGTAAAAAGAACCATGGTTACCGCCGTTATTCTTGGTTTTGTGATAAGCACTGTGCTTCCATTCACTCCATTTCTAAATCCACCCAAACCGGAACTTTTTGGGATTTATAAAGTCACTACTCAGGAGCCTTCATTCAGAGAAAATGCCTGGCAATACCTTGTGATAGACTATAATAATCTCGCCTACATCCGATACGACCATAACTCTAAACCTTATTCAATTTCCATAAATCAGGAAGACCTGGAAATTACTCTAAAGCCTCGGGGAACTGGAAGTGAGCGTATTTTCAACTATGAATTGGATGGCGGCAATCTGAATCTTATTGAAATCTATGAAGCAGACACTCTGCATTACGGATTAACCAGAGTTGATGAGCAGATTTTCCGACTTACACAATAATCCGGCTCTCCATGTAAGCATTTATATGAGAAAATGTGTGAACTGATCTTTATTATAGTTGGCGTTGGCACTAAGTAAAGATCCTATTCATCATGAAGAAAGTTTATACCCTTTTTCTGTTCCTGTTCTTTTTATCAATTGTAGCCCGGGCTCAGACTCCAAAAGAAATCCAGATTGTGGACCCGCCTTTTTGGTGGATTGAAATGCCGGTGAATGAACTTCAGCTTCAGCTGTACGGAGAAGAGCTTGGCCACTATCGCGCTTCGGTTGAATATCCCGGGGTAAAAATTACCCGTCAGGATGCCGTTGATTCCCCCAACTACTTATTCCTGTATTTTGAAATTTCTGAGCAGGCCCAAGCCGGAACTATGTCTATTACCCTAAGCAGAGAAGGGAAAAGTATCACCCTGAATTACGAGTTAAAAACCCGCGAATCTGACGAAGGCAGGCATCAGGGTTTTGATGCCTCAGATGTAATCTACCTCATGATGCCCGACCGGTTTGCCAATGGAGATCCAACCAATGATACTATTGAAGGCATGCTGGAAGCCGCTGATCGCTCCGACCCCGAACGCAGGCAGGGAGGAGACATACAGGGAGTGATAGATCACCTGGACTATATTAAAGATTTGGGCATGACGGCCATCTGGTTCACCCCTATTATCGAAAATGATATGGCCGCTGAATATGGTGCTTATCACGGATATGCTGCCACCGACCTGTATCGTGTTGACCGTCGTTATGGAAGCAATGAGGAATACAAAAAGCTGGTGGAAGAAGCCCATAAAAAAGACATGAAAGTGATCATGGATATGATTCACAATCATATTGGCGACCGGCACTGGTGGATGAACGACTTACCCACTTCCGACTGGGTGCATGATATCGAAAAGTATGGAACCACGAATTTCCGCGGAGCCGTGGCCTCCGATCCTTATGCCTCGAAATATGACTCTGATAAATTGATGAACGGGTGGTTTGTAAAAGAGATGCCCGACCTGAATCAAAAGAATAAATTGCTGGCTGATTACCTCATTCAAAATACCCTCTGGTGGATTGAGTATTCCGGAATCGATGGCATCCGCATGGATACCTATGTATATCCCGACCAGCAGTATATGGCTCGATGGGCAAAGGAAGTACTGGAAGCTTATCCGGATTTTAATATTGTGGGAGAGTCGTGGGTGAATACCGTTCCTGCCGAAGCCTACTGGCAATATGACGAACCCGGCGTGGATGACGGCTATGATTCAAATCTCCCCAGCGTAACCGATTTTCAAATTGCCAACGCCATTCGGCAGGCTTTTAACGAAGACTTTGGCTGGCTGAACGGACTCAGTAAATTGTATTACGTACTCTCTCAGGATTTTATATATGCCGACCCCATGCTGAACGTTAACTTCCTGGATAATCACGATATGGGGCGCATTTATGAAACGGTGGGGAAGGATGAAGACTACTTCAAAATGGCTTATGCTTTTTTGATGACCACGCGAGGAATTCCACAGGTGTATTACGGAACCGAGCTGATGATGGCTCACGAAAACCGGGGAGGCGATGACGAAGGCTGGCGACAAACCATGCCCGGTGGCTGGCCCGATGACGACCGTAGCGTATTTACCAAAGAAGGGCGTACCGACAAGGAGAATGAGATTATGGATTATATAACCAAGCTAACCCAATGGCGGAAAGCTGCCGTAGCGATTCACGAAGGCAAACTTGTCCATTTTGTTCCTGAAAATAATACCTATGTCTATTTCCGGGTTCACGAAGAGCAAACCGTAATGATAGTTATGAACGCGAACGACGAGCCTTATACATTTAACCGCACTCGTTTTGCCGAAATCCTAAATGGTTTTGACCGTGGGGTCAATGTAGTTTCGGGAGAAGAAATAGACGTGACGGGTGATTTTGAAGTGCAGGGCAAAACGACTGCGATTTGGGAGTTAAGGTAAGTAACTCTTTTCCTTGTAATGACGTAGTAGATTGAGACACCACAAATCAAATCCAAAATCATGACCAAGTTCAAAACAGCCGGGCCGGTTTTAGCCTCTCTCGATATTCCTGTTTCGGTTCAGTTTTATGAGGAGACGTTGGGTTTTCGAAGGACCTTTTGTGATGAAGGATACGGTATTGTGGTCCGTGACCAGATTCCTATTCACTTCTGGCACTGTGACGATGAGATCTTCCCAAAAAACACCAGCTGTTATATTTATTTGGAATCTGGAGTAGAGGAGCTATTCGAAGAATATGAGCCACAAGGAGTGATTCACCCCAACAGCAAACTGGAAGATCATCCCTGGGGCATGCGTGAATTTGCCATCCTTGACAATTTCGGCAACCTGATTCGATTTGGACAACAGATTTAACCTTCCTGCCAACTCAGAGCGTCAGGCACAAAACTAAATAAGTCCCACCCCATCATCCAATTGCTTCAGGCCTCCTGCATTCCCTATTTGCCAATTTTTAATTACATTGAGGAAGATAACGAGGGGTTTACACATGCCGAGGGTTTTATACTGCTATTTGCTTCTGATTATATGCTTTCTCCCCGGGTGCTTTGTAGCCAATGGTTTTGAATGCTCATTTCAGTTTTTTGGACCTGAAAAGGCCGGAACTTTTTCCACTTA
It contains:
- a CDS encoding glycoside hydrolase family 13 protein — its product is MKKVYTLFLFLFFLSIVARAQTPKEIQIVDPPFWWIEMPVNELQLQLYGEELGHYRASVEYPGVKITRQDAVDSPNYLFLYFEISEQAQAGTMSITLSREGKSITLNYELKTRESDEGRHQGFDASDVIYLMMPDRFANGDPTNDTIEGMLEAADRSDPERRQGGDIQGVIDHLDYIKDLGMTAIWFTPIIENDMAAEYGAYHGYAATDLYRVDRRYGSNEEYKKLVEEAHKKDMKVIMDMIHNHIGDRHWWMNDLPTSDWVHDIEKYGTTNFRGAVASDPYASKYDSDKLMNGWFVKEMPDLNQKNKLLADYLIQNTLWWIEYSGIDGIRMDTYVYPDQQYMARWAKEVLEAYPDFNIVGESWVNTVPAEAYWQYDEPGVDDGYDSNLPSVTDFQIANAIRQAFNEDFGWLNGLSKLYYVLSQDFIYADPMLNVNFLDNHDMGRIYETVGKDEDYFKMAYAFLMTTRGIPQVYYGTELMMAHENRGGDDEGWRQTMPGGWPDDDRSVFTKEGRTDKENEIMDYITKLTQWRKAAVAIHEGKLVHFVPENNTYVYFRVHEEQTVMIVMNANDEPYTFNRTRFAEILNGFDRGVNVVSGEEIDVTGDFEVQGKTTAIWELR
- a CDS encoding VOC family protein, with protein sequence MTKFKTAGPVLASLDIPVSVQFYEETLGFRRTFCDEGYGIVVRDQIPIHFWHCDDEIFPKNTSCYIYLESGVEELFEEYEPQGVIHPNSKLEDHPWGMREFAILDNFGNLIRFGQQI
- a CDS encoding amidohydrolase, which codes for MKKACSLIVLFLFTLTAFAQSNQLKKIIDKRADEIEQQVIEWRRHFHENPELSNREFETSAYIAEFLRELGLEVETGVAHTGVVALLEGSQPGPVIALRADMDALPVTERTDVPFKSVATGMYQGKEVGVMHACGHDTHMAILMGVAKILTEMKDDLKGTVKFIFQPAEEGAPQGEEGGGELMVKEGVLKNPDVDVIFGLHINDATPVGTIRYRPEGIMASVNSFSLDIKGKQAHGSAPWNGVDPIVTAAQIINNAQTIVSRNMELTKQAAVVTFGVIEGGVRHNIIPESIHLEGTIRALDKDMRQLIFKRLETIVQNTAESNGAEATLTIHKGYPITYNDPELTAMMAPTLEEVAGKENAVIMDAITGAEDFSFFQKEVPGLYFFVGGKAPNREAAGHHTPDFYIDESGMKLGVRAMSNLVIDYMNSAGR
- a CDS encoding serine hydrolase domain-containing protein, which produces MQKRFSFLILFSFITLTVFGQEVAVQDDITEAKELVESYYYENNIPGMSVSVYRNGEIIWSRGYGYSDLSTQTPIDPDETLFRVGSVSKTYTAAAVGLLYQQGKMDLDESIHTYVPEFPEKKYDFTVEQVAGHLTGVRHYRDNEFISTVRYNTVTAGLEIFKEDTLLFEPGTSYSYSSYGWNLVSAAVEGASDEEFIPFMETEVFQPLGMTNTMPDYAYREIPARTKFYIYENGENKEAPYVDNSYKWAGGGFLSTTEDMIKFGEAHLSDDFLNQETKNRLMKPLETDDGESTNYGIGWSTMEIDSTVWKGHSGGSVGGSTMFLMNLENKVIIAFAINRSSAPMNDLRDELARIFIE